In one window of Solanum pennellii chromosome 2, SPENNV200 DNA:
- the LOC107010002 gene encoding mitogen-activated protein kinase kinase kinase 17-like, which translates to MVEKQAKFTWNRGKILGKGSYGLVSMASTATRSRKIPSLIAVKSCMLNRSLSLRNEREFLRMFEDCPQIIQCFGFNITYEDDLYLYNLLLEFASVGSLADRINNLGLPEFQVQKHTKNILLGLSLIHKKGVIHCDIKPQNILLTGDADDEVAKIADFGLSITLEQNSKENVGQRGTKRYMAPEALLKEEYCPGFDIWSLGCTVYEMITGEPLWESSILMLNRIQYEEPIIQNPKLSTEAKDFLNNCLAKNPSARWSADMLLNHSFLKSADDVQPPDTKKRQCGGMSLLRKKRTKTAFRTKPHIPNLVIQVDSDTNDGN; encoded by the coding sequence atgGTGGAAAAACAAGCGAAATTTACGTGGAATAGAGGTAAAATATTGGGTAAAGGAAGCTATGGTCTTGTATCAATGGCTTCTACTGCTACCCGTTCTCGTAAGATACCATCTCTCATTGCTGTTAAATCTTGTATGTTGAATCGCTCTTTATCTCTTCGAAATGAAAGAGAATTCTTAAGAATGTTTGAGGATTGTCCTCAAATTATTCAATGTTTTGGATTTAATATCACCTATGAAGATGACTTATATCTTTACAATTTGCTGCTTGAATTTGCCTCAGTTGGAAGCCTAGCTGATCGTATTAACAACCTAGGATTGCCTGAGTTTCAAGTCCAAAAGCACACAAAGAATATACTTTTAGGGCTAAGTTTGATTCACAAAAAAGGGGTTATTCATTGTGATATAAAACCCCAAAACATTCTTCTTACTGGTGATGCTGATGATGAGGTGGCAAAGATAGCTGATTTCGGACTTTCCATAACTTTGGAGCAGAACTCGAAAGAGAATGTGGGGCAAAGAGGAACTAAAAGGTATATGGCACCTGAAGCTCTACTTAAGGAGGAATACTGCCCAGGATTTGATATTTGGTCTCTCGGATGTACTGTTTACGAGATGATTACTGGGGAACCCCTATGGGAATCATCAATTCTTATGTTGAACCGAATTCAGTATGAGGAACCAATTATTCAGAATCCTAAACTGTCTACAGAGGCAAAAGATTTCCTGAATAATTGTTTGGCCAAGAATCCAAGCGCGCGTTGGAGTGCAGACATGCTCTTGAATCACTCTTTTTTGAAATCAGCTGATGATGTCCAGCCTCCAGATACGAAGAAGAGGCAATGTGGTGGCATGTCTTTGTTACGCAAGAAACGCACAAAGACAGCATTCAGGACAAAGCCACACATTCCTAATTTGGTTATACAAGTTGATTCAGATACTAATGACGGAAACTAG